One segment of Nostoc piscinale CENA21 DNA contains the following:
- a CDS encoding heavy-metal-associated domain-containing protein encodes MALKLKVPNITCEGCAEKITESIHVMEPDALVDVNVQDKTVTVESAASEESIKQVIVASGYNIEGY; translated from the coding sequence ATGGCACTAAAACTAAAAGTTCCCAACATTACTTGTGAAGGATGTGCTGAAAAAATTACCGAATCTATCCATGTAATGGAACCTGATGCTCTGGTAGATGTTAATGTGCAAGATAAAACTGTCACCGTAGAATCTGCTGCTTCGGAAGAGTCAATCAAACAGGTGATTGTTGCATCTGGTTACAACATTGAAGGTTATTAA
- a CDS encoding diguanylate cyclase, which produces MNVSILVFGSEKFVAKLPDQILDTTAFTLEVIADFHQAISQLENEPPDVIFIQASLDKSIELCGWIKNQTQLSWLYCILFEDRSYQLATKSEQDLCWEWEMTATALRQGADAYIWQVTDEIIAQNPVSLAAHHQVILAQVNVGLRKAQKYRELMRTNDLLSAIALADSLTEISNRRAMEWDLPRQVKKARTQGNPLSLIILDIDYFKKVNDTYGHLVGDRLLQLLAARLRHNLRSKDTPFRYGGEEFVIVLTNTTGEEAVIVAERLNRIVAEQPFAMSKELTIPITISLGVASLQADDDDKGYSLLHRADQCLLNAKALGRNRVVSWEYSDFSNLRVMSS; this is translated from the coding sequence ATGAATGTTTCAATTCTGGTCTTTGGAAGTGAGAAATTCGTCGCCAAACTTCCCGATCAGATACTGGATACAACCGCTTTTACTTTAGAAGTGATAGCTGATTTTCATCAGGCAATTTCTCAACTAGAAAATGAACCACCTGATGTCATATTTATACAGGCAAGTTTGGATAAAAGTATAGAACTATGCGGTTGGATAAAAAATCAGACCCAGCTATCTTGGTTGTATTGTATTCTTTTCGAGGATCGTTCCTATCAGTTAGCTACCAAAAGTGAGCAGGATTTGTGTTGGGAATGGGAAATGACTGCTACTGCACTTAGGCAAGGTGCAGATGCTTATATTTGGCAAGTAACAGATGAGATAATTGCTCAGAATCCAGTCAGTTTAGCTGCCCATCATCAGGTAATACTAGCTCAAGTCAATGTTGGTTTACGGAAAGCCCAAAAATACCGTGAACTGATGCGGACAAATGATTTATTATCTGCGATCGCTTTAGCAGATTCACTCACAGAAATTAGTAATCGTCGGGCGATGGAATGGGATTTACCTCGACAAGTCAAAAAAGCCCGGACTCAAGGTAATCCTTTGAGTTTGATTATTCTAGATATCGATTATTTCAAAAAAGTTAACGATACTTATGGGCATTTAGTAGGCGATCGCCTTTTACAATTATTAGCCGCTCGCCTACGGCACAACCTACGCTCTAAAGATACACCATTCCGTTACGGTGGCGAGGAATTTGTAATTGTGCTGACTAACACCACTGGCGAAGAAGCTGTCATCGTTGCCGAACGCTTAAATCGCATTGTTGCAGAACAACCATTTGCTATGAGCAAAGAACTAACTATCCCAATCACAATTAGTCTAGGTGTTGCTAGTTTGCAAGCAGATGATGATGATAAAGGTTATAGCTTGCTTCATCGTGCTGATCAATGCTTATTAAATGCCAAAGCTTTAGGACGAAACCGAGTTGTGAGTTGGGAATATTCTGATTTCTCTAATCTGAGAGTTATGTCTTCTTAA
- a CDS encoding TIGR00725 family protein, which produces MRKIVIGVMGPGETATNNDLHNAYELGKLIAQQGWILLTGGRNVGVMEAANQGAKSANGLTLGILPGSQPDGISAAVDIAIFTDIGNARNNINVLSSHVVIACGMGAGTASEIALALKAHKPVILLIDDTNSRNFFQKLSGDNVYFADSALDAIATALKVLSAE; this is translated from the coding sequence ATGCGGAAAATTGTGATTGGGGTAATGGGGCCGGGAGAAACGGCGACAAACAATGATTTACACAATGCTTATGAATTAGGTAAACTCATTGCCCAACAAGGATGGATTTTGTTGACTGGTGGACGAAATGTTGGCGTGATGGAGGCCGCAAATCAGGGTGCAAAGTCCGCTAATGGGTTAACTCTAGGTATTCTTCCTGGTAGTCAACCAGATGGCATTTCGGCTGCGGTGGATATTGCAATTTTCACAGACATAGGAAATGCACGGAATAACATCAACGTTCTTTCTAGTCATGTGGTAATTGCTTGCGGTATGGGTGCAGGAACTGCTTCCGAAATTGCCTTAGCGTTGAAAGCACATAAGCCTGTTATTTTGTTAATTGACGACACAAACAGCAGAAATTTCTTTCAGAAATTATCTGGAGATAATGTTTATTTTGCGGATTCTGCTTTAGATGCGATCGCCACTGCTTTGAAAGTGCTGAGTGCTGAGTAA
- a CDS encoding 4-hydroxybenzoate solanesyltransferase: MLSTPESNQEPVWSVIIRLLRWHKPEGRLILMIPALWAVVLAAAGQPPLPLVGVIVLGTLATSAAGCVVNDLWDKDIDPEVERTRDRPLASRALSIKVGIAVAIVALGCAAMLAFYLNPLSFWLSVAAVPVILLYPGAKRVFPVPQLVLSIAWGFAVLISWSAVTQNLSQPTWLLWGATILWTLGFDTVYAMSDREDDRRIGINSSALFFGNYAPDAIGIFFAGTILLLGWLGIEIHLHLAFWITLALASIGWGWQYWRLKQQDLPNAAYAQMFRQNVWIGFILLAGMIVGWL, translated from the coding sequence ATGTTGAGTACGCCAGAAAGCAACCAAGAACCTGTGTGGTCTGTGATTATCCGGCTTTTACGGTGGCATAAACCAGAAGGACGGTTAATTTTGATGATTCCGGCCTTGTGGGCTGTGGTTTTGGCGGCGGCTGGTCAACCGCCTTTACCTTTAGTGGGAGTGATTGTTTTGGGTACTCTGGCCACAAGTGCGGCTGGGTGTGTAGTTAATGACTTGTGGGATAAAGATATTGATCCAGAAGTGGAAAGAACACGCGATCGCCCTTTAGCTTCTCGTGCTTTATCAATTAAAGTTGGCATTGCCGTGGCAATTGTCGCCCTGGGATGTGCGGCGATGTTGGCATTTTATTTGAATCCCTTGAGTTTTTGGCTTTCGGTTGCCGCAGTCCCCGTAATTCTCCTGTATCCAGGGGCAAAGCGCGTTTTTCCGGTGCCGCAATTGGTACTATCGATTGCTTGGGGTTTTGCGGTGTTGATTAGTTGGAGTGCTGTTACGCAAAATCTTTCTCAACCAACTTGGTTACTTTGGGGCGCAACTATACTTTGGACGTTGGGATTTGATACTGTGTATGCTATGAGCGATCGCGAAGATGACCGACGCATAGGTATTAATTCTAGTGCTTTGTTTTTTGGTAATTACGCCCCAGATGCGATCGGTATTTTCTTTGCTGGCACAATCTTGTTATTAGGTTGGTTGGGGATTGAGATTCATCTACACCTCGCTTTTTGGATAACTCTCGCCTTGGCGAGTATCGGTTGGGGTTGGCAATATTGGCGATTGAAACAACAAGACTTACCAAATGCGGCTTACGCCCAAATGTTTCGGCAGAATGTGTGGATTGGCTTTATTTTACTGGCAGGAATGATTGTTGGCTGGCTTTAA
- a CDS encoding sensor histidine kinase, translating to MDFSQTLINKSDAIVEQWVEAVYQDEQIEATKELTFKAVRDSLPRVLKALATVLSESEKSDLQTVVDASLEHGLLRAEQGFEPAEIAREYRLLRFIIFSFLEEDLLKASSVELLRAVRLIDTVIDEAIARCFNSYTHGRLQELEQLQSQLRLTNQELTRLVRASKDSLSQLAHELKTPLTSIIGYADLFLRQQRQNPELKDSYSNLESIERVMKSGRLILRLINDTLEISRYDAGRMILQPTVIDMRELINSVVEIIEPLARNKELSLIVDCERAPNQVTTDPLRVQQILTNLLSNAIRYTESGSVSLQCYQESEQTWAISITDTGLGIALDAQSKIFQPYFRVVSEQKTSDSHGTGLGLAIVSRLIQLLHGEIKVDSQLGKGSTFTVILPL from the coding sequence ATGGATTTTAGCCAAACTCTGATTAATAAAAGTGATGCGATTGTTGAGCAATGGGTAGAAGCAGTTTATCAAGATGAACAAATTGAAGCGACTAAGGAGCTAACTTTTAAAGCTGTACGTGATAGTTTACCTAGAGTTTTAAAAGCGTTAGCCACAGTACTTTCAGAATCGGAAAAAAGCGATTTACAAACAGTAGTTGATGCAAGTTTAGAACATGGCTTGCTGCGTGCTGAACAAGGATTTGAACCAGCAGAAATCGCGCGAGAGTATCGTTTATTGCGGTTTATCATTTTCTCTTTTCTGGAAGAAGATTTATTAAAAGCATCTTCTGTGGAACTGTTGCGGGCTGTGCGCCTGATTGATACAGTGATTGATGAAGCGATCGCTCGTTGCTTTAACAGTTATACTCACGGAAGGCTACAAGAGTTAGAACAACTCCAAAGTCAGTTACGTTTGACTAACCAAGAACTCACTCGCTTGGTTCGCGCTAGTAAAGATAGTCTGTCGCAGTTAGCGCATGAACTTAAAACACCGTTAACTTCCATTATTGGTTACGCCGACTTATTTCTGCGTCAGCAGCGTCAAAATCCCGAACTCAAAGATTCCTATTCTAATCTCGAAAGTATCGAGCGAGTGATGAAAAGCGGGAGACTGATTCTGCGGTTAATTAACGATACTCTGGAAATCTCTCGTTATGATGCTGGCAGAATGATTTTACAGCCGACTGTCATTGATATGCGTGAGTTAATTAACTCAGTTGTTGAGATTATTGAACCTTTAGCACGTAACAAAGAATTATCTTTAATTGTGGATTGCGAACGCGCTCCCAATCAAGTTACTACAGATCCGTTGCGGGTTCAGCAAATTCTAACGAATTTACTCAGCAACGCCATTCGCTATACAGAATCTGGAAGTGTGAGTTTGCAATGTTACCAGGAATCTGAACAAACTTGGGCTATATCTATTACTGATACTGGATTAGGTATTGCTTTGGACGCTCAAAGTAAAATTTTCCAGCCGTATTTTCGTGTCGTCAGTGAACAAAAAACATCAGATTCTCATGGTACAGGTTTGGGATTGGCAATTGTATCTCGGTTAATTCAATTATTACATGGTGAAATCAAGGTAGATTCTCAATTGGGAAAAGGCTCTACATTTACGGTAATTTTGCCGTTATAG
- a CDS encoding alanine--glyoxylate aminotransferase family protein codes for MSQTISINDSQRLPLKPLEIPSKLLLGPGPSNAHPTVLQAMNTTPLGHLDPDFLGLMDEIQSLLRYVWQTENPHTIAVSGTGSAAMEATIANAVEPGDVVLIGVAGYFGNRLVDMAGRYGADVRTITKPWGQVFSLEELRTAIETHRPTILALVHAETSTGARQPLDGVGELCREFGTLLLIDTVTSLGGVPIFLDEWGVDLAYSCSQKGLGCPPGASPFTMSPRAWEKLQRRSTKVANWYLDMTLLSKYWGSERVYHHTAPINLYYALREALRLVAEEGLANCWQRHQKNVEYLWERLEEIGLSCHVEREYRLPTLTTVCIPEGVDGKAIARQLLTEHGIEVGGGLGELAGKVWRVGLMGFNSRKENVDRLIEALAKVLH; via the coding sequence ATGTCGCAAACCATCTCCATTAACGATAGTCAGCGATTACCACTCAAACCCCTGGAAATCCCCTCCAAGCTGCTATTAGGCCCTGGCCCTTCCAATGCCCATCCTACAGTTCTCCAGGCAATGAATACCACACCGCTAGGGCATCTTGACCCAGATTTCTTAGGGCTGATGGATGAAATTCAGTCTTTACTCCGCTATGTTTGGCAAACCGAAAATCCTCACACTATCGCGGTGAGTGGTACTGGTTCGGCGGCAATGGAAGCAACTATCGCCAATGCTGTAGAACCCGGTGATGTAGTGTTAATTGGTGTAGCTGGATATTTCGGAAATCGCTTAGTCGATATGGCAGGGCGATATGGTGCTGATGTTCGCACTATTACTAAACCTTGGGGGCAAGTTTTTTCTTTAGAAGAACTCCGCACAGCCATAGAAACCCATCGCCCGACAATTTTGGCTTTGGTTCACGCCGAAACTTCTACAGGTGCGCGTCAACCTTTAGACGGTGTTGGTGAACTGTGTCGGGAATTCGGCACACTGTTATTGATAGATACTGTCACCAGCCTTGGTGGTGTGCCGATATTTTTAGATGAGTGGGGAGTTGATTTAGCTTATAGCTGTAGCCAAAAAGGCTTGGGCTGTCCGCCTGGGGCTTCACCTTTTACCATGAGTCCTCGTGCTTGGGAAAAATTGCAGCGCCGCAGCACGAAGGTGGCAAACTGGTATTTAGATATGACTTTGCTGAGTAAGTATTGGGGTAGTGAACGTGTTTATCATCATACAGCCCCCATTAATTTGTATTATGCTCTACGGGAAGCTTTGCGGTTAGTTGCTGAGGAAGGATTAGCTAACTGTTGGCAACGTCATCAAAAGAATGTGGAATATCTCTGGGAGAGACTAGAAGAAATTGGACTCAGTTGTCACGTTGAACGGGAATATCGTTTACCAACTTTAACTACAGTCTGTATTCCTGAAGGTGTGGACGGTAAAGCCATTGCTAGACAGCTATTAACAGAACACGGAATTGAAGTTGGCGGTGGACTGGGTGAACTTGCTGGTAAAGTTTGGCGCGTTGGACTGATGGGTTTTAATAGCCGTAAAGAAAATGTTGACCGCCTCATAGAAGCACTGGCAAAAGTCTTACATTAG
- a CDS encoding HPP family protein — protein MKRERSSLKPLEGANRQWRRRLNLKGEIALVTVPTVIVLAVMALVEALTQQRLLFASLASSAFLIYLDPQHGTNSVRTLILSQMMAASIGFITYLLFGGGYLSGGTAMIIAIAFMIFFDAMHPPAVATSLSFALKAGNVSNLVLFALAIGITVVLVGLERYTLWVLAHYHHD, from the coding sequence ATGAAGCGAGAACGTTCCAGTTTAAAACCCCTAGAAGGGGCAAATCGCCAATGGCGACGCAGATTAAATCTTAAGGGAGAGATAGCCTTGGTAACTGTACCAACGGTGATTGTACTGGCGGTAATGGCTTTAGTAGAAGCCCTGACTCAGCAGCGTTTATTATTTGCGTCTCTTGCTTCTAGCGCATTTTTGATTTATCTCGATCCCCAGCATGGAACAAACTCGGTGCGAACCCTGATTCTTTCACAGATGATGGCTGCCAGCATTGGCTTTATCACCTATTTGTTATTTGGTGGGGGATATTTATCGGGCGGGACAGCAATGATCATTGCGATCGCATTTATGATTTTCTTTGATGCAATGCACCCTCCGGCTGTTGCTACTTCCTTAAGTTTTGCTTTAAAAGCTGGCAATGTCAGCAATTTAGTGCTGTTTGCTTTGGCAATTGGAATTACTGTTGTGTTGGTAGGATTAGAACGTTATACCTTATGGGTGTTAGCACATTATCATCATGATTGA
- a CDS encoding DUF1499 domain-containing protein, whose product MIFAGKRPNNLGVNNGRLAACPNSPNCVSSQSTDAIHQIAPLTFNTSPEQAIANLKSVIQSLPRTTIITETQDYLYAEFKSALMGFVDDVEFYLDREANIFHVRSASRLGQSDLGVNRKRIETIRAELQAL is encoded by the coding sequence ATGATATTTGCAGGTAAACGTCCCAATAACTTGGGTGTAAATAATGGCAGATTAGCGGCTTGTCCTAATTCGCCTAATTGTGTTTCTAGCCAAAGTACAGATGCAATTCACCAAATTGCCCCCCTAACTTTTAATACTAGCCCCGAACAAGCGATCGCTAATCTCAAAAGCGTAATTCAATCCTTACCCAGAACCACAATTATTACTGAAACTCAAGACTATTTATATGCTGAGTTTAAAAGTGCTTTGATGGGATTTGTGGATGATGTCGAGTTTTATCTAGACCGAGAGGCGAATATTTTTCATGTCCGTTCAGCTTCTCGTTTAGGACAAAGTGATTTAGGTGTTAACCGTAAACGCATAGAAACCATTCGTGCCGAACTCCAAGCATTATAG
- a CDS encoding DUF4189 domain-containing protein, whose protein sequence is MLKTGLKKGLLTAIAVVSILPVITSTAEAGSARNVFGAISYSPSTGTYTSGIAKTKQAAINASLNNCRRQSGAKDCTTPLWFKNAWGALAVGSDGSYGTGWGTNQSLAERFAVETCEKYGGQDCQVVFVRQAR, encoded by the coding sequence ATGTTAAAAACTGGTTTGAAAAAAGGCTTATTAACAGCGATCGCAGTTGTTTCGATATTACCAGTAATTACCTCAACTGCTGAGGCTGGTTCTGCCAGAAATGTATTTGGGGCAATTTCTTATTCTCCTTCGACTGGAACTTACACATCAGGAATTGCGAAAACCAAGCAAGCCGCAATTAACGCATCCTTGAATAACTGTCGCCGTCAAAGTGGTGCTAAAGATTGTACAACACCATTGTGGTTTAAAAATGCTTGGGGAGCCTTAGCTGTAGGTTCCGATGGTAGTTATGGTACAGGTTGGGGAACCAACCAATCTCTCGCCGAAAGATTTGCTGTAGAAACCTGTGAAAAATACGGTGGTCAAGATTGTCAGGTTGTTTTTGTTAGACAAGCTAGATAA
- a CDS encoding glycosyltransferase family 4 protein — protein MRIAQVAPLWERVPPPAYGGIELVVGLLTDELVRRGHEVTLFASGDSISLAKLESVHPRALRLDKDVKEYNIYEMLQLASVYERADEFDIIHSHMGCAALPYAKLVNTPSVHTLHGIFTPDNQKMFQHAKRQPFVSISDAQRESSLGLNYTSTVYNGIDVSSYKFYPEPEEPPYLAFLGRISPEKGTHLAIAIAKQSGWRLKMAGKVDVVDVEYFEREIKPLIDGEQIEYLGEANHQQKNALMGGAFATLFPITWREPFGLVMVESMAAGTPVIAMKLGSTTEVIAHGETGFLCNNVTECVRAINKVAELDRYACRQHVENNFSFQRMTDGYEEVYRQILQQKFAKNGHLRSKVIAGNIKK, from the coding sequence ATGAGAATAGCTCAAGTTGCCCCACTATGGGAGAGAGTACCACCTCCAGCTTATGGGGGTATCGAGTTAGTGGTGGGGTTACTGACCGATGAATTAGTACGACGCGGGCATGAAGTTACTTTATTTGCGTCTGGTGATTCTATCAGTTTAGCCAAGCTAGAATCAGTGCATCCTCGTGCTTTACGACTTGATAAGGATGTTAAAGAATATAACATTTATGAAATGTTGCAGTTAGCTTCTGTCTACGAACGAGCAGATGAGTTTGATATTATTCACTCTCACATGGGTTGTGCAGCATTACCTTATGCAAAACTTGTCAATACCCCATCAGTTCATACATTACACGGGATTTTCACACCTGATAATCAAAAGATGTTTCAACACGCGAAACGTCAACCTTTTGTGAGTATTTCTGATGCTCAACGGGAAAGTTCACTAGGTTTGAACTATACAAGCACAGTTTACAACGGTATTGATGTTAGTAGTTACAAATTTTATCCCGAACCAGAAGAACCACCTTATTTAGCATTTTTAGGTCGAATATCGCCAGAAAAAGGGACACATTTAGCAATTGCAATCGCTAAACAATCGGGTTGGCGATTAAAAATGGCTGGTAAGGTAGATGTTGTGGATGTCGAGTACTTTGAAAGAGAAATTAAACCTTTAATTGATGGTGAACAAATTGAATATTTAGGTGAAGCGAATCATCAACAAAAAAATGCTTTGATGGGAGGTGCTTTTGCTACTTTATTCCCAATTACTTGGCGCGAACCTTTTGGTTTAGTCATGGTGGAATCAATGGCCGCAGGTACGCCAGTAATTGCGATGAAATTAGGTTCGACAACTGAGGTCATTGCCCACGGTGAAACAGGTTTTCTCTGTAATAATGTGACAGAATGCGTAAGGGCAATTAATAAAGTGGCAGAGTTAGATAGATATGCTTGTCGTCAGCATGTCGAAAATAACTTTAGTTTTCAACGAATGACAGATGGCTATGAAGAAGTTTATCGGCAAATTCTCCAACAGAAATTTGCAAAAAATGGACATCTCCGGAGTAAAGTAATTGCTGGAAATATCAAAAAATAA
- a CDS encoding ABC transporter permease — MYLPILVLGFYSFNQSPYSATWQGFTLDWYRKLFSDDRILSALNNSLIVAFCAVGISAVLGTLMAVGLARYKFPGKSLYRGVAYLPLIIPDIAIAVATLVFLAAFAIPLSLWTIVAAHIVFCLAYVGLVVGSRLNNLDPHLEEAALDLGATPVQAFIKVLVPQLMPGIIAGCLLAFVLSLDDFLIASFTAGSGYNTLPMEIFSRIRTGVKPDINALSMLLITVSAIVAFIAEFMRILGERK, encoded by the coding sequence ATGTACTTGCCTATACTAGTACTAGGTTTTTATAGTTTCAATCAGTCACCGTATAGTGCCACTTGGCAAGGATTTACCCTGGATTGGTATCGGAAACTGTTCAGTGACGATCGCATTTTATCAGCGTTGAACAATAGTTTGATCGTTGCCTTTTGTGCGGTGGGAATTTCCGCCGTGTTGGGAACGTTGATGGCGGTAGGGTTAGCGCGGTATAAATTCCCTGGGAAGAGCTTGTATCGTGGTGTAGCTTACTTACCCTTAATTATTCCTGATATTGCGATCGCTGTTGCCACTCTTGTATTTCTCGCCGCCTTTGCTATTCCTTTGAGTTTATGGACAATTGTCGCCGCACATATTGTCTTTTGTTTAGCTTATGTCGGCTTAGTTGTGGGTTCACGGCTGAATAATTTAGACCCCCACTTAGAAGAAGCCGCGTTAGATTTAGGCGCTACACCAGTACAAGCATTTATTAAAGTTTTAGTACCACAATTAATGCCAGGAATTATCGCTGGTTGCTTGCTGGCTTTTGTGCTGAGTTTAGATGATTTCTTGATTGCTAGTTTTACGGCTGGTAGTGGTTATAACACTTTACCAATGGAAATTTTTAGTCGGATTAGAACTGGTGTAAAACCTGATATAAATGCCCTCAGTATGTTGCTAATTACGGTCTCAGCTATTGTTGCTTTTATAGCTGAATTTATGCGGATTTTGGGAGAAAGGAAGTAG
- a CDS encoding bifunctional serine/threonine-protein kinase/formylglycine-generating enzyme family protein: MQICQNPNCSNPFNADGNRFCISCGQSSFGKLLRNRYRVIRLLGEGGFSKTYAAEDADRLDAPCVIKQFFPQIQGTGQRTKAAEFFKEEAFRLYELGENHSQIPRLLAYFAQGSSLYLVQEFIQGRTLVEEVKEQPFNEEKIRQILTDLLPVLDFIHNCNVVHRDIKPENIIRRDNDGKLVLIDFGGAKQVTQTSIARQATVIYTMGYAPSEQMAGFACPASDLYALGVTCVRLLTQCLPIQDVYGQIKDPLYDAMNGQWLWQEYIDAQGIFISEDLRKILNKLLQHLASDRYQSATEVLNDLKSAKTVIIEPQVTQPTLLKLPTEPKIIRPLPPLQTCEFDVVTIDTGGREVNRDRATAEFFVEELSKGITLEMVAIAGGTYLMGSPNFEGDADERPQHRVAIAPFFMGKYPITQAQWRAVAGLPKVKQTLNPYPSKFKGLYRPVENVSWHEAVEFCLRLSQKTGREYRLPSEAEWEYACRAGTTTSFHFGETITTELVNYSDSDTYIMETKTRYRKETTDVGSFQVANAFGLYDMHGLVWEWCADPWHNNYQGAPADGRVWEDGGDSHRRVLRGGSWNFGAELCRSASRSWNESDGGLRICGFRVVLSLG, translated from the coding sequence ATGCAAATCTGCCAAAATCCCAATTGTTCAAATCCATTTAATGCTGACGGCAATAGATTTTGCATAAGTTGTGGACAAAGCAGTTTTGGTAAACTGCTGAGAAACCGTTACCGTGTCATTAGACTATTAGGCGAAGGCGGATTTAGCAAAACTTACGCAGCCGAAGATGCAGATAGACTGGATGCACCTTGCGTCATTAAACAGTTCTTTCCGCAAATTCAAGGAACCGGACAACGTACTAAAGCCGCAGAATTCTTCAAAGAAGAGGCATTTCGGCTGTATGAACTAGGAGAAAATCATAGCCAAATTCCGAGATTATTGGCTTACTTTGCTCAAGGTTCTAGTTTGTATTTAGTCCAAGAATTTATCCAAGGTAGAACACTCGTAGAAGAAGTTAAAGAACAGCCGTTTAACGAAGAAAAAATCCGGCAGATTTTAACTGATTTATTGCCAGTATTAGACTTTATTCATAATTGTAATGTTGTCCATCGGGATATCAAACCCGAAAACATTATTCGCCGTGACAACGATGGCAAATTAGTATTAATTGATTTTGGTGGTGCCAAACAAGTTACACAAACCAGTATAGCCAGACAAGCCACAGTCATTTATACAATGGGTTATGCCCCAAGTGAACAGATGGCTGGTTTTGCTTGTCCTGCTAGTGATTTATATGCTTTGGGTGTAACTTGTGTGCGGTTACTAACTCAATGTTTACCCATACAAGATGTTTACGGGCAGATTAAAGATCCTTTATATGATGCCATGAATGGTCAGTGGTTATGGCAGGAATATATAGACGCACAAGGTATTTTTATTAGCGAGGATTTAAGGAAAATTCTCAATAAATTATTGCAACATTTAGCGAGTGACAGATATCAATCAGCCACAGAAGTTCTCAATGATTTAAAATCTGCCAAAACAGTAATTATTGAACCACAAGTCACTCAACCAACATTACTCAAATTACCAACAGAACCAAAAATAATTCGACCATTACCGCCATTACAAACCTGTGAATTTGATGTAGTCACAATAGATACAGGCGGTAGAGAAGTTAATCGCGATCGCGCCACAGCCGAATTTTTTGTGGAAGAATTAAGTAAAGGCATCACCTTAGAAATGGTCGCCATTGCCGGTGGGACATATCTCATGGGTTCACCCAACTTTGAAGGCGATGCTGACGAACGTCCCCAACATCGAGTTGCGATCGCACCCTTTTTTATGGGTAAATATCCTATAACCCAAGCCCAGTGGCGTGCTGTTGCAGGCTTACCCAAAGTCAAACAAACCCTAAACCCCTACCCTTCTAAATTTAAAGGACTATATCGCCCAGTCGAAAACGTTTCTTGGCACGAAGCTGTAGAATTTTGCCTTAGACTCTCACAAAAAACCGGACGGGAATACCGCCTCCCCAGTGAAGCCGAATGGGAATACGCTTGTCGCGCCGGCACCACCACATCATTTCACTTTGGCGAAACAATTACCACAGAATTAGTCAACTACAGCGACAGCGATACCTACATCATGGAAACCAAAACCAGATATCGCAAAGAAACCACCGATGTCGGTAGTTTTCAAGTAGCTAACGCCTTTGGATTGTACGATATGCACGGGTTAGTGTGGGAATGGTGCGCTGACCCTTGGCACAACAACTACCAAGGCGCACCCGCAGATGGAAGAGTTTGGGAAGATGGGGGTGATAGCCATCGGCGGGTGTTGCGTGGTGGTTCTTGGAACTTCGGCGCAGAACTGTGTCGTAGCGCCAGTCGTAGCTGGAATGAATCAGACGGCGGTTTAAGAATTTGCGGTTTTCGCGTCGTCTTGTCTTTAGGATAG
- a CDS encoding RNA recognition motif domain-containing protein, translating into MSIYVGNLSYEVTQDALNSVFAEYGSVKRIQIPTDRETGRLRGFAFVEMGSDAEETAAIEALDGAEWMGRDLKVNKARPKEDRGSFGGNRGGGGGYRNRY; encoded by the coding sequence ATGTCAATTTACGTAGGTAACCTCTCTTATGAAGTTACACAAGATGCTTTGAATAGTGTTTTTGCAGAATATGGTTCTGTAAAGCGGATTCAAATCCCTACCGACCGTGAAACAGGTCGTCTACGTGGTTTTGCTTTTGTAGAGATGGGTAGCGACGCTGAAGAAACAGCCGCTATTGAAGCACTTGATGGTGCTGAATGGATGGGTCGTGACCTCAAAGTTAATAAAGCTAGACCAAAAGAAGACCGTGGTTCCTTTGGTGGTAATCGCGGTGGTGGTGGCGGCTACCGTAACCGCTATTAA